One genomic window of Clostridium taeniosporum includes the following:
- a CDS encoding DnaJ domain-containing protein: MNPYKVLGLNEGASEEDIKERYKEIVASYKEDDQDQYNQGNFRDINIAYDVLINGNLYKEVRYLIENNNFLEAEAKLNVVDDRKSAEWNYLQGFIAVQKGWFDTALSYLKTATEIEPNNIEYLESLNKLQSKVMEFASNYARRNSNNKNNMNNNNNMNACGGGGGGNGGMC; the protein is encoded by the coding sequence TTGAATCCATATAAAGTTTTAGGATTAAATGAAGGTGCTAGTGAAGAAGATATAAAGGAAAGATATAAAGAAATAGTAGCAAGTTATAAAGAGGATGATCAAGATCAATACAATCAAGGGAATTTCAGAGATATAAATATAGCCTATGATGTACTTATTAATGGAAATTTATATAAAGAGGTTAGATACTTAATTGAAAATAATAATTTTTTAGAAGCAGAAGCTAAACTTAATGTTGTAGATGATAGAAAATCAGCTGAATGGAATTATTTACAAGGATTTATAGCAGTGCAAAAAGGTTGGTTTGATACAGCTTTATCATATTTAAAAACAGCTACTGAAATAGAACCGAATAACATAGAATATTTAGAAAGTTTAAATAAACTTCAATCTAAAGTTATGGAATTTGCATCTAATTATGCACGAAGAAATTCAAATAATAAAAATAATATGAATAATAATAACAATATGAATGCCTGCGGAGGCGGTGGTGGGGGAAATGGAGGTATGTGTTAA
- a CDS encoding CAP domain-containing protein → MKKAFLRRIIGGVVAVATITSLNPLGVSAAGKNNNCNITKSWSKVYGTWFCLGSNGEIKLEDYLNNYIKNNKTSCNLQFGWVKRPTKLNDSVIANNDSADTTAPEVNNGSNDTTVVENNNGSNDTTIPNTSEDNKGKDDITVPNVTEDNNGSNDVTTPNTNVNEGTTAPEKPVDKEENVQPTSGDSVNVSGLSKLPEKYSISIQSNAENKILQLMNEKRVQAGLQPLTMDNTLLKVARYKSNHMIQYNYFDHTNPDGTKWTNWLQAIGYKYNTTGENIAYNTYDPVELFNQWWNSKGHRDNMMNPAYNKVGIGVIYDKDNNKYMGTQTFSN, encoded by the coding sequence ATGAAGAAAGCTTTTTTAAGAAGAATAATAGGAGGCGTTGTAGCAGTAGCAACAATTACAAGCCTAAATCCATTAGGGGTATCCGCAGCAGGAAAAAATAATAATTGTAATATTACTAAAAGTTGGAGCAAAGTTTATGGTACTTGGTTCTGCTTAGGTTCAAATGGAGAAATAAAATTAGAAGATTATTTAAATAATTATATAAAAAATAATAAGACAAGCTGTAATTTACAATTTGGGTGGGTGAAACGTCCAACTAAACTTAATGATTCAGTAATAGCTAATAATGATTCAGCTGATACAACAGCACCAGAAGTTAATAATGGATCAAATGACACAACTGTAGTAGAAAATAATAATGGATCAAATGATACAACAATTCCAAATACATCAGAAGATAATAAAGGAAAAGATGACATAACAGTTCCAAATGTAACAGAAGACAACAATGGATCAAATGATGTAACAACTCCAAACACTAATGTAAATGAAGGTACAACTGCACCAGAAAAACCAGTAGATAAGGAAGAAAATGTGCAACCTACAAGTGGTGATTCTGTAAATGTATCAGGATTAAGCAAATTACCAGAAAAATATTCTATAAGCATACAAAGTAATGCAGAAAATAAGATTCTTCAATTAATGAATGAAAAAAGAGTACAAGCTGGTTTACAACCATTAACTATGGATAATACTTTATTAAAAGTTGCTAGATATAAGAGTAACCATATGATTCAATATAATTACTTTGATCACACAAATCCAGACGGAACTAAGTGGACAAACTGGTTACAAGCAATAGGATATAAATATAATACAACTGGTGAAAATATTGCATACAATACTTATGATCCAGTAGAATTATTTAACCAATGGTGGAATTCAAAAGGTCATAGAGACAATATGATGAATCCTGCATATAACAAAGTTGGTATAGGTGTTATTTACGATAAAGACAATAATAAATATATGGGAACACAAACATTCTCAAATTAA
- the recQ gene encoding DNA helicase RecQ, which yields MKSKELSLLEKYYGYKSFRKGQENIISTILEGNDTLAIMPTGGGKSICYQIPALIFKGLTIVISPLISLMKDQVDSLKDMGIQGEFINSSISGIEENNVIENIKNGKCKILYIAPERLESLNFLNVISECDISQIAIDEAHCISQWGHDFRTSYTKIVGFIKLLKNRPIITAFTATASEEVREDIIKLLNLNNAKVFITGFDRENLFINVIKSGDKKNYLYNYINNNKESSGIIYAATRKEVDKIYEELNYNGFSATKYHAGLSEKDRNKNQEDFIYDKSGIMVATNAFGMGIDKPNIRFVVHYNMPKNIEGYYQEIGRAGRDGDKSECILLFSPQDVQIQKYLIEQSIENFERKNNQYRKLNEMTDFVYTNECYRKYILDYFGENYGHECENCSNCLNEGELVDKTIDAQKVLSCIYRMKNKFGTGMLMDVLRGSKNKKVLQFKFNELSTYGIMKDYSNEELKNFINTLISHRYISVVNGTYPVLGLNQNSMKVLKSQEKVIFKEFKVEKKAKEDNKLYSILKEIRREFSIENGVPPYVIFGDATLKEMSAKYPMNKEDMLNISGVGEIKYKKYGERFESEIKKFVKDNNIELSDKTKKQEEIKMENIHLEVNSDEKLFDRLDSLRNEIAKKENTIPKMIMSKKSLKEISGRYPRTIDQLKDISGVGPKKIELCGEKLIFTVNDYILENHIEVTWINRKKRNVIIDGEHREDNEIAIDMLKEGKKLSEIFEEIEISISTILGYVTDYIKEFGEINFNLNLEDLYNKEEEVQIIDVCEKIGYEKISAIKKQLPSFIKYESIRAVILKKYYLN from the coding sequence ATGAAAAGTAAAGAATTATCACTTTTAGAAAAGTATTATGGATATAAGTCTTTTAGAAAAGGGCAAGAAAATATAATTTCAACTATTTTAGAAGGAAATGATACATTAGCTATAATGCCAACAGGTGGTGGAAAATCAATTTGTTATCAAATTCCGGCACTTATATTTAAAGGATTAACAATTGTTATTTCACCACTTATTTCTTTAATGAAAGATCAGGTAGATAGTTTAAAAGATATGGGGATACAAGGAGAATTTATTAATAGTTCAATAAGTGGTATTGAAGAAAATAATGTTATAGAAAATATAAAAAATGGAAAGTGTAAAATATTATACATAGCTCCAGAAAGATTAGAATCACTTAATTTCTTAAATGTTATTTCAGAATGTGATATATCTCAAATTGCAATAGATGAAGCACATTGTATTTCTCAATGGGGACATGATTTTAGAACAAGCTATACCAAGATAGTGGGATTTATTAAATTACTTAAAAATAGACCTATAATTACTGCATTTACAGCTACAGCTTCAGAAGAAGTAAGAGAAGATATCATAAAACTTCTCAATTTAAATAATGCTAAAGTTTTTATTACAGGATTCGATAGGGAAAATTTATTTATAAATGTAATAAAATCAGGAGATAAAAAAAATTATTTATATAATTATATAAACAACAATAAAGAATCTTCAGGTATAATTTATGCAGCAACTAGAAAAGAAGTTGATAAAATATATGAAGAATTAAATTATAATGGATTTTCAGCTACTAAATATCATGCAGGGTTATCAGAAAAAGATAGGAATAAAAATCAAGAAGATTTTATATATGATAAAAGTGGCATTATGGTAGCAACTAATGCATTTGGAATGGGAATAGATAAACCGAATATAAGATTTGTAGTTCATTATAATATGCCTAAAAATATAGAGGGATATTATCAGGAAATAGGTAGAGCAGGAAGAGATGGGGATAAGAGCGAATGTATATTATTATTTTCACCTCAAGATGTTCAAATACAAAAGTATTTAATAGAACAATCTATTGAAAATTTTGAAAGAAAGAATAATCAATATAGAAAACTTAATGAGATGACTGATTTTGTATATACAAATGAATGTTATAGAAAATATATATTAGATTATTTTGGAGAAAATTATGGTCATGAATGTGAAAATTGTAGCAATTGTTTAAATGAAGGAGAATTAGTTGATAAAACTATCGATGCTCAAAAAGTACTTTCATGTATATATAGAATGAAAAATAAATTTGGTACAGGAATGCTTATGGATGTATTAAGAGGATCTAAAAATAAAAAAGTATTACAATTTAAGTTTAATGAACTATCAACATATGGGATTATGAAAGATTATTCAAATGAAGAACTTAAAAATTTTATAAATACATTAATATCTCATAGGTACATATCAGTTGTTAATGGAACATATCCGGTTTTAGGTTTGAATCAGAATTCCATGAAAGTTTTAAAATCACAAGAAAAGGTTATATTTAAAGAATTTAAAGTTGAAAAGAAGGCTAAAGAAGATAATAAATTATATTCTATTCTTAAGGAAATAAGAAGAGAATTCTCTATAGAAAATGGTGTACCTCCATATGTTATATTTGGAGATGCCACATTAAAAGAAATGTCAGCTAAATATCCAATGAATAAAGAAGATATGCTCAATATATCTGGAGTAGGAGAAATAAAATATAAAAAATATGGAGAAAGATTTGAAAGTGAAATAAAAAAATTTGTAAAAGATAATAATATTGAATTATCTGATAAAACAAAAAAACAAGAAGAAATTAAAATGGAAAATATTCATTTAGAGGTTAATAGTGATGAAAAGTTATTTGATAGATTAGATAGCTTAAGAAATGAAATAGCAAAGAAAGAAAATACAATTCCAAAGATGATAATGTCAAAAAAATCTCTAAAAGAAATAAGTGGTAGATATCCTAGAACTATTGATCAATTAAAAGATATAAGTGGGGTTGGACCAAAGAAAATTGAATTATGTGGAGAAAAGCTGATTTTTACAGTCAATGATTATATTTTAGAAAATCATATTGAGGTAACATGGATTAATAGAAAAAAAAGAAATGTAATTATTGATGGAGAGCACAGAGAAGATAATGAAATTGCAATTGATATGTTGAAAGAAGGGAAAAAACTATCTGAAATATTTGAAGAAATAGAAATTTCAATTTCAACTATTTTAGGATATGTTACAGACTATATAAAAGAATTTGGAGAAATTAACTTTAATTTAAATTTAGAAGATTTATATAATAAAGAGGAAGAAGTTCAAATTATTGATGTATGTGAAAAAATAGGATATGAGAAGATAAGTGCAATAAAGAAACAACTTCCTTCATTTATAAAATATGAATCAATACGTGCAGTAATATTAAAAAAATATTATTTAAACTAA
- a CDS encoding phage holin family protein: MDFMTYISENALILIPALYIVGMIIRGTESIPNKFIPFILLIIGITSAMFLLGFSVNSAIQGVLVTGAAVYTNQLFKQYNKRE; the protein is encoded by the coding sequence ATGGATTTTATGACTTATATATCAGAAAATGCATTAATTTTAATTCCAGCACTTTATATAGTAGGTATGATAATTAGGGGGACTGAAAGTATTCCTAACAAATTTATTCCATTCATTTTGTTAATTATTGGAATAACTAGTGCGATGTTCTTATTGGGGTTTAGTGTAAATTCAGCGATACAGGGTGTTTTGGTTACAGGTGCAGCAGTATACACAAATCAACTTTTTAAACAATATAATAAGAGAGAATGA
- the nifJ gene encoding pyruvate:ferredoxin (flavodoxin) oxidoreductase codes for MRRTKTMDGNTAAAHISYGFTEVAAIYPITPSSPMAEHVDEWASQGRKNIFGEPVKIVEMQSEAGAAGATHGSLQAGALTTTYTASQGLLLMIPNMYKISGEKLPCVMHVSSRALATSSLSIFGDHQDVMAARQTGFAMLVESSVQEVMDLSGVAHLAAIKGKIPFLNFFEGFRTSHEIQKIEVIEQDELAKLVDYNAIDEFRKNSLNPNHPVTRGTAQNPDIYFQTREAVNKAYNDIPSIVEEYMSEITKLIGREYHCFDYYGAKDADRIIIAMGSVNDVIEETVDYLNNNKQKVGLVKVRLYRPFSIERLLKVIPKTVEKIAVLDRTKEPGSIGEPLYLDVVRSLYGKKDAPIVVGGRFGLGSKDPTPSHIAAVFDNLLNDEPKNGFTIGITDDLTNTSLKLHRDINAIPEGTTSCKFWGLGSDGTVGANKSAIKIIGDHTDMYAQGYFDYDSKKSGGITVSHLRFGKEPIKSRYLIDNADFIACHNQSYVYKYNVLKGLKKNGRFLLNTIWDKDELDEKLPAGMKRFIAENNIEFYIINAIKIAQEIGLGGRINMIMQAAFFKITNIIPVEDAVKYLKEAVVNSYGKKGEKVVRMNNDAIDAGLEGIVKIEIPFGWKNSIDEKKENNEDLPEFIKEIVNPMNRLEGDSLPVSTFVKHNIEDGTFMAGTTAYEKRGIAVNVPEWLPDKCIQCNQCSYVCPHATIRPFLLNEEEKVKAPSAIKLVEPKGLKSEEKLYYSIGITPLDCTGCGNCAEVCPAPGKALIMRPQESQHDQIEVWDYTIKKVVNKNPMNKNTVKGSQFETPLLEYSGACAGCGEPAYAKLVTQLFGPRMMIANATGCSSIWSAGGPATAYTKNQEGYGPAWANSLFEDNAEFGYGMYLGVKAIRERIAHNIEKALNSDMGEDVKSVLKEWLDNKDCGEGTRERANKVVEVLEKENNELAKVILNDKDFLVNRSQWIFGGDGWGYDIGYGGLDHVISSGENVNILIFDTEIYSNTGGQASKSTPTAAIAKFAASGKKTKKKDLGMIAMTYGYVYVAQIAIGADKNQALKAILEAESYDGPSLIIAYAPCISHGIKVGMSNSQEEERKAVECGYWTLYRYNPTLKGTKNPFSLDSKEPKGNFREFLMGEVRYASLAKVFPESSEELLKKTEEDALERYNNYKKLASQQ; via the coding sequence ATGAGAAGAACTAAAACAATGGACGGAAATACTGCTGCGGCTCATATATCTTATGGATTTACAGAAGTAGCAGCTATTTATCCAATAACCCCATCATCACCAATGGCAGAACATGTTGATGAATGGGCATCTCAAGGAAGAAAAAATATATTTGGAGAACCTGTTAAAATAGTTGAAATGCAATCAGAAGCAGGTGCTGCAGGTGCTACACATGGTTCACTTCAAGCTGGTGCATTAACTACAACATATACAGCATCACAAGGGTTACTACTTATGATTCCTAATATGTATAAAATATCAGGAGAAAAATTACCTTGCGTTATGCATGTTTCTTCTAGAGCACTTGCTACATCTTCTTTAAGTATCTTTGGAGATCATCAAGATGTTATGGCAGCAAGACAAACAGGATTTGCTATGCTTGTAGAAAGTTCTGTACAAGAAGTTATGGATTTATCAGGAGTTGCACATTTAGCAGCTATAAAAGGGAAAATACCTTTTCTTAATTTTTTTGAAGGATTCAGAACATCTCATGAAATTCAAAAAATTGAAGTGATTGAGCAGGATGAATTAGCTAAATTAGTTGATTATAATGCTATTGACGAATTTAGAAAAAATTCATTAAATCCTAACCATCCAGTAACTAGAGGTACAGCTCAAAATCCAGATATATATTTCCAAACAAGAGAAGCCGTAAATAAAGCTTATAATGATATTCCATCTATTGTAGAAGAATACATGAGTGAGATAACTAAACTTATAGGTAGAGAATATCATTGCTTTGATTATTATGGAGCAAAGGATGCTGATAGAATAATAATAGCAATGGGATCAGTTAATGATGTAATAGAAGAAACAGTTGATTATTTAAACAATAATAAACAAAAAGTAGGTTTAGTAAAAGTTAGACTGTATAGACCATTTTCAATTGAAAGATTATTAAAAGTTATACCAAAAACAGTTGAGAAAATTGCAGTTTTAGATAGGACAAAAGAGCCAGGTTCAATAGGGGAGCCATTATATTTAGATGTAGTTAGAAGTTTATATGGTAAAAAAGATGCTCCTATAGTTGTTGGTGGAAGATTTGGTTTAGGTTCTAAAGATCCAACACCTTCACATATTGCTGCTGTTTTTGATAACTTGCTTAATGATGAACCTAAGAATGGATTTACTATAGGAATAACTGATGATTTAACTAATACATCATTAAAGTTGCATAGAGATATTAATGCAATTCCAGAGGGAACTACTTCTTGTAAGTTCTGGGGATTAGGATCAGATGGTACAGTAGGAGCTAATAAGAGTGCTATAAAAATTATAGGTGATCATACTGATATGTATGCCCAAGGATATTTTGACTATGATTCTAAAAAATCTGGTGGTATAACAGTTTCTCATTTAAGATTTGGAAAAGAACCTATAAAATCAAGATATCTAATAGACAATGCAGATTTTATTGCATGTCACAATCAATCGTATGTCTATAAATACAATGTATTAAAGGGATTAAAGAAGAATGGAAGATTTTTATTAAATACTATATGGGATAAAGATGAGTTAGATGAGAAATTACCAGCCGGTATGAAGAGATTTATTGCTGAAAACAATATAGAATTTTATATAATCAATGCTATTAAAATAGCTCAAGAAATTGGTCTGGGTGGAAGAATAAATATGATAATGCAAGCAGCATTCTTTAAAATAACCAATATAATACCAGTTGAAGATGCAGTTAAATATCTGAAAGAAGCAGTTGTAAATTCATATGGTAAAAAAGGTGAAAAAGTAGTTAGAATGAATAATGACGCTATTGATGCAGGACTTGAAGGTATAGTAAAAATAGAAATACCATTTGGATGGAAAAACTCTATTGATGAAAAGAAAGAGAATAATGAAGATTTACCTGAATTTATAAAAGAAATAGTAAATCCTATGAATAGATTAGAAGGAGACTCTTTACCAGTTTCTACTTTCGTTAAACATAATATTGAAGATGGTACATTTATGGCTGGAACTACTGCTTATGAAAAAAGAGGAATTGCTGTAAATGTTCCAGAATGGTTACCTGATAAATGCATACAATGTAATCAATGTTCTTATGTATGTCCACATGCTACAATAAGACCATTTTTACTAAATGAAGAAGAAAAAGTAAAAGCACCTTCAGCTATTAAACTTGTTGAACCAAAGGGATTAAAGAGTGAAGAAAAATTATATTATTCAATAGGAATAACCCCACTTGATTGTACAGGATGTGGAAATTGTGCTGAAGTTTGTCCTGCACCAGGCAAAGCGTTGATTATGAGACCACAAGAATCTCAACATGATCAAATAGAAGTATGGGATTATACAATTAAAAAAGTTGTAAATAAAAATCCTATGAATAAAAATACCGTAAAAGGAAGTCAATTTGAAACTCCACTTCTTGAATATTCAGGAGCTTGTGCAGGATGTGGAGAACCTGCATATGCTAAGCTTGTAACACAATTATTTGGACCAAGAATGATGATAGCAAATGCAACTGGTTGTTCATCAATTTGGTCAGCAGGAGGTCCTGCTACAGCTTATACTAAAAATCAAGAGGGATATGGTCCAGCATGGGCTAATTCTTTATTTGAAGATAATGCTGAATTTGGTTATGGAATGTACTTAGGAGTTAAAGCTATTAGAGAAAGAATAGCGCATAATATAGAAAAAGCACTAAATTCAGATATGGGTGAAGATGTAAAATCAGTATTAAAAGAATGGTTAGATAATAAAGATTGTGGAGAAGGAACTAGAGAAAGAGCCAACAAAGTTGTAGAGGTTCTTGAAAAAGAAAATAATGAACTTGCTAAAGTTATATTAAATGATAAAGACTTTTTAGTTAATAGATCTCAATGGATATTTGGTGGAGATGGTTGGGGCTATGATATAGGTTATGGTGGACTTGATCATGTTATTTCATCTGGAGAAAATGTTAATATATTAATATTTGATACAGAGATATATTCAAATACTGGAGGTCAAGCGTCTAAATCTACACCAACAGCTGCTATTGCTAAATTTGCTGCTTCAGGTAAGAAAACTAAAAAGAAAGATTTAGGAATGATTGCAATGACTTATGGATATGTGTATGTAGCTCAAATAGCCATAGGGGCAGATAAAAATCAAGCACTTAAAGCTATATTGGAAGCTGAAAGTTATGATGGACCATCATTAATAATTGCTTATGCACCATGTATAAGTCATGGAATAAAGGTTGGAATGTCAAACTCTCAAGAAGAAGAAAGAAAAGCAGTTGAATGTGGATATTGGACTTTATATAGATATAATCCTACATTAAAAGGAACAAAGAATCCATTTTCGTTAGATTCAAAGGAACCAAAAGGAAACTTTAGAGAATTTTTAATGGGTGAAGTTAGATACGCTTCACTTGCTAAGGTATTCCCAGAGTCATCAGAAGAGTTATTAAAAAAGACTGAAGAGGATGCTTTAGAAAGATATAATAATTATAAAAAATTAGCGTCTCAACAATAA
- a CDS encoding DEAD/DEAH box helicase — protein sequence MKLLDLELQLLKSISKISLVKGKDIIKNKMISRLNGKKFKNSYNIYGKIKGEKCKEYNPHLRIDLKSGKVILAKCECHEEKYNENINDIIFCEHLSAIVLTFFDKVKKQNKKSNIETIKKTHSKYILNEENNKELLEIDVVLNEVKDKNGNYFETSFFIGDKTKYLVNIKEFIESYINKEDFYIARGLIYCEKKYYFSEKDKKIIEFLEEYLSVCRGKLFDSSIRLFPANIRRFLNIMCEKRIKFKFNYQNYLCDVKTAPLPISFTIKKVRENYIITTKKNFPIPLNKKMNSFLFDRNIYIPPMNQLKIYINFYKDLKKYGKIILQKDIDIRELNKIIETLNNITSEVNIDKEIIDDLDGLINFKFHSINSYTKSIKVKIIREDLELDYAHENINSNIIIKRSRKVRNVESEMNKLRFFYRNGEFIFQGNDDEYYEFLKNGLDKIKQIGMVSNLGEERAFNLFNGSFINYNLKRGNEQHTYLEFSLDDFNRNDLNKMYIAWKDKKSYIKLNDESFVDLEDKDMENFFRIVESLNIDIISADNLYKIDNCKLYYLNEKLNDKRHNVIGREILKEAVDKLENINEEKIVIPINLNATLRGYQVKGYKWLKNLSRLGFGGILADEMGLGKTIQVISFLLSEQNKKSMVITPTSLIYNWADEFKKFAPSLKVGIIHGDLKLRNKTLNNKEKYDVLITTYGTLRNDYLKYKNTESDYLIIDEAQNINNPKAKVTEIVKGLKAKNRFALTGTPVENNLTDLWSLFDFIMPGYLFSKDEFSKRFINNNELSKQELKVMISPYILRRLKKDVIKELPDKIENKFFVEMTENQKKLYKTYIKEIQKKLKEIDNGNNKITLFSYLTRLRQLCLDPSIIVENYDGGSGKINIAKDLIKKAINNNHKILLFSQFTSVLNKICNELKYEQISYLYLDGSTSPKDRIKLVHEFNNNQDIKLFLISLKAGGTGLNLTSADMVIHFDPWWNPAIEDQATDRAHRIGQRNIVQVIKLITKESIEEKILLLQEDKKELIEDVITGELKEDGLVNKMNMEALIELLKL from the coding sequence TTGAAATTATTAGATTTAGAATTACAATTACTAAAAAGTATATCCAAAATAAGTTTGGTAAAAGGTAAAGATATTATAAAAAATAAAATGATATCTAGACTTAATGGAAAAAAGTTTAAAAATTCATATAATATATATGGAAAAATAAAAGGAGAAAAATGTAAGGAATATAATCCACATTTAAGAATAGATTTGAAAAGTGGAAAAGTTATATTAGCAAAGTGTGAATGTCATGAAGAAAAGTATAATGAAAATATAAATGATATAATTTTTTGTGAGCACTTATCAGCTATAGTTTTAACATTTTTTGATAAAGTAAAAAAACAAAATAAAAAGAGTAATATAGAGACTATAAAAAAAACACATTCTAAATATATATTAAATGAAGAAAACAATAAAGAACTTTTAGAAATAGATGTAGTACTAAATGAAGTAAAAGATAAAAATGGAAATTATTTTGAAACAAGTTTTTTTATAGGTGATAAAACAAAATATTTAGTTAATATAAAAGAGTTTATAGAGAGTTATATAAATAAAGAAGATTTTTATATAGCTAGAGGTCTTATTTATTGTGAAAAAAAATATTATTTTAGTGAAAAAGATAAAAAAATAATAGAATTTTTAGAAGAATATTTAAGCGTTTGTAGAGGAAAGTTGTTTGATAGTAGTATAAGGTTATTTCCAGCAAACATAAGAAGATTTTTAAATATTATGTGTGAAAAGAGAATAAAGTTTAAATTTAATTATCAAAATTATTTATGTGATGTAAAAACAGCTCCGTTACCAATTAGTTTTACAATAAAAAAGGTAAGAGAGAATTATATAATAACAACTAAAAAAAATTTTCCTATACCATTAAATAAAAAAATGAATTCATTTTTATTTGATAGAAATATATATATACCACCTATGAATCAATTAAAAATTTATATTAATTTTTATAAGGATTTAAAGAAATATGGAAAAATCATTCTACAGAAAGATATTGATATACGAGAGTTAAATAAAATAATAGAAACTTTAAATAATATAACTTCTGAGGTTAATATAGATAAAGAAATTATTGATGATTTAGATGGTTTAATAAATTTTAAATTCCATTCAATAAATAGTTATACTAAAAGTATTAAAGTTAAAATAATTAGAGAAGATTTAGAATTAGATTATGCTCATGAAAATATAAATTCTAATATAATCATTAAAAGATCTAGAAAAGTTAGAAATGTAGAAAGTGAAATGAATAAATTAAGGTTTTTTTATAGAAATGGGGAGTTTATATTCCAAGGAAATGATGATGAATACTATGAATTTTTAAAAAATGGATTAGATAAGATTAAACAAATAGGAATGGTAAGTAATTTAGGGGAAGAAAGAGCTTTTAACTTATTTAATGGTTCATTTATTAATTATAATTTAAAAAGAGGTAATGAACAACATACTTATCTTGAATTCTCATTAGATGACTTTAATAGAAATGATTTAAATAAAATGTATATAGCTTGGAAAGATAAAAAAAGTTACATAAAACTTAATGATGAAAGTTTTGTTGATTTAGAAGATAAAGATATGGAAAATTTCTTTAGAATTGTAGAAAGTTTAAATATAGATATAATAAGTGCAGATAACTTGTATAAGATTGATAATTGTAAGCTATATTATTTAAATGAAAAATTAAATGATAAAAGACATAATGTTATTGGTAGAGAAATATTAAAAGAGGCTGTAGATAAATTAGAAAATATAAATGAAGAAAAAATAGTTATTCCAATAAACCTTAATGCTACTTTAAGGGGATATCAAGTAAAAGGATATAAATGGCTTAAAAATTTAAGTAGGCTAGGGTTTGGAGGTATACTTGCTGATGAAATGGGACTTGGTAAGACAATTCAAGTAATTTCATTTTTACTTTCTGAACAAAATAAGAAATCAATGGTTATAACACCAACATCATTAATATATAATTGGGCTGATGAATTTAAAAAATTTGCACCAAGTTTAAAAGTGGGTATTATACATGGTGATTTAAAATTAAGAAATAAGACATTAAATAACAAAGAAAAATATGATGTGTTAATTACCACATATGGGACTTTACGAAATGACTATTTAAAGTATAAGAATACGGAAAGTGATTATTTAATAATAGATGAAGCACAAAACATAAATAATCCAAAGGCTAAGGTAACAGAAATTGTGAAAGGGTTAAAAGCTAAAAATAGATTTGCTTTAACAGGAACACCAGTAGAAAATAATTTAACTGATTTATGGTCTTTATTTGACTTTATAATGCCAGGATATCTTTTTAGTAAAGATGAGTTTTCTAAAAGATTCATAAATAATAATGAATTATCTAAACAAGAATTAAAAGTTATGATAAGTCCTTATATATTAAGAAGATTAAAAAAGGACGTCATAAAGGAATTACCTGATAAAATAGAAAATAAATTTTTTGTAGAAATGACTGAAAATCAAAAGAAGTTATATAAAACATATATTAAAGAAATACAAAAGAAGTTGAAAGAAATTGATAATGGAAATAATAAGATAACTTTATTTTCGTATTTAACAAGACTTAGGCAATTATGCTTAGATCCATCAATAATTGTTGAAAATTATGATGGAGGAAGTGGAAAGATCAATATAGCTAAAGATTTAATAAAAAAAGCTATAAATAATAATCACAAAATACTTCTTTTTTCTCAATTTACATCTGTTTTAAATAAAATCTGCAATGAACTTAAATATGAACAAATTTCATATTTATATTTAGATGGGAGTACTTCACCTAAAGATAGAATTAAACTTGTACATGAGTTTAATAATAATCAAGATATAAAGTTATTTTTAATATCTTTAAAAGCTGGTGGAACAGGATTAAATTTAACTTCAGCAGATATGGTAATACATTTTGATCCTTGGTGGAATCCAGCTATAGAAGATCAGGCTACAGATAGAGCTCATAGAATAGGACAGAGAAATATAGTTCAAGTAATTAAATTAATAACTAAGGAAAGTATAGAAGAAAAGATATTATTGCTTCAAGAAGATAAAAAAGAATTAATAGAAGATGTAATAACAGGAGAGTTAAAAGAAGATGGATTAGTAAATAAGATGAATATGGAAGCATTAATAGAGTTATTAAAATTATAA